A single genomic interval of Armigeres subalbatus isolate Guangzhou_Male chromosome 1, GZ_Asu_2, whole genome shotgun sequence harbors:
- the LOC134204397 gene encoding uncharacterized protein LOC134204397 isoform X1, whose translation MSESVESLGATGGGPGAGQHHHQQQQQYVGSIEDIYRQQEALDQLSDSDSESLDELDECYEAVNRAGESAEHGQVGPGLDVTARYTTCLFCKKPFQLKKELKKHLFEHMKNLKPMKEKKIVEKKFKCHKCFKTYTEKARAEKHMTKCKKVSKLLLDMNNTTPDGNRILGGAGDFEGGGDRKKSGKFREPTSPRSLVFDPESEQDERWEHRERNTVVHFDERNIARGGSTDESPSSPPAVSGGGGGDGSYYQQYQRYGTPKAE comes from the exons ATGAGTGAGAGCGTGGAATCCCTTGGTGCTACCGGAGGTGGTCCTGGCGCCGGCCAACATCACcaccagcagcaacaacaataCGTAGGCAGCATTGAAGACATTTACCGACAGCAGGAAGCACTTGATCAGTTAAGTGACTCAGATTCCGAGTCACTAGATGAGCTGGACGAATGCTACGAGGCGGTAAATCGGGCGGGTGAATCGGCCGAGCACGGCCAAGTTGGCCCAGGTTTGGATGTCACCGCCCGGTACACAACCTGTCTGTTCTGCAAGAAACCATTTCAGTTGAAGAAGGAACTGAAGAAGCATTTGTTCGAGCACATGAAGAACTTGAAGCCAATGAAGGAGAAGAAGATCGTGGAGAAGAAATTCAAATGCCATAAATGTTTCAAAACGTACACCGAGAAGGCTCGGGCGGAGAAGCACATGACAAAGTGCAAGAAGGTGTCCAAGCTGCTGCTGGACATGAACAACACAACCCCCGATGGCAACCGGATACTGGGCGGTGCAGGGGACTTCGAGGGTGGTGGCGACAGGAAGAAGAGCGGCAAATTTCGGGAACCTACCTCACCGAGATCGTTGGTTTTCGATCCGGAATCGGAACAGGATGAGCGGTGGGAGCACCGCGAGCGGAATACGGTGGTGCATTTCGACGAACGGAACATTGCCCGCGGTGGTAGCACAGATGAATCGCCATCGTCGCCCCCAGCAGTCAGTGGCGGCGGGGGAGGAGACGGATCGTACTACCAGCAGTACCAGAGGT ATGGAACCCCGAAAGCCGAGTGA
- the LOC134204397 gene encoding uncharacterized protein LOC134204397 isoform X2, with amino-acid sequence MSESVESLGATGGGPGAGQHHHQQQQQYVGSIEDIYRQQEALDQLSDSDSESLDELDECYEAVNRAGESAEHGQVGPGLDVTARYTTCLFCKKPFQLKKELKKHLFEHMKNLKPMKEKKIVEKKFKCHKCFKTYTEKARAEKHMTKCKKVSKLLLDMNNTTPDGNRILGGAGDFEGGGDRKKSGKFREPTSPRSLVFDPESEQDERWEHRERNTVVHFDERNIARGGSTDESPSSPPAVSGGGGGDGSYYQQYQRCK; translated from the coding sequence ATGAGTGAGAGCGTGGAATCCCTTGGTGCTACCGGAGGTGGTCCTGGCGCCGGCCAACATCACcaccagcagcaacaacaataCGTAGGCAGCATTGAAGACATTTACCGACAGCAGGAAGCACTTGATCAGTTAAGTGACTCAGATTCCGAGTCACTAGATGAGCTGGACGAATGCTACGAGGCGGTAAATCGGGCGGGTGAATCGGCCGAGCACGGCCAAGTTGGCCCAGGTTTGGATGTCACCGCCCGGTACACAACCTGTCTGTTCTGCAAGAAACCATTTCAGTTGAAGAAGGAACTGAAGAAGCATTTGTTCGAGCACATGAAGAACTTGAAGCCAATGAAGGAGAAGAAGATCGTGGAGAAGAAATTCAAATGCCATAAATGTTTCAAAACGTACACCGAGAAGGCTCGGGCGGAGAAGCACATGACAAAGTGCAAGAAGGTGTCCAAGCTGCTGCTGGACATGAACAACACAACCCCCGATGGCAACCGGATACTGGGCGGTGCAGGGGACTTCGAGGGTGGTGGCGACAGGAAGAAGAGCGGCAAATTTCGGGAACCTACCTCACCGAGATCGTTGGTTTTCGATCCGGAATCGGAACAGGATGAGCGGTGGGAGCACCGCGAGCGGAATACGGTGGTGCATTTCGACGAACGGAACATTGCCCGCGGTGGTAGCACAGATGAATCGCCATCGTCGCCCCCAGCAGTCAGTGGCGGCGGGGGAGGAGACGGATCGTACTACCAGCAGTACCAGAGGTGTAAGTAA